Genomic window (Helianthus annuus cultivar XRQ/B chromosome 3, HanXRQr2.0-SUNRISE, whole genome shotgun sequence):
tatcgagcccgagctcgagcctgaaatacaaagcttgtttaggctcgcgagcctaaacgagcccatacaaaattttaattttttatatatataatatattaataatgatgataacattgatgaGCCGGGCTTGAGCCGAGCTTTGTCTCGTTTAAGCGATGTTGAAGTGAGCTCGAGCCaagcttttagctcgtttaaggttgttctccaaatagttcgagccgagtcgagccgaactcgagctttgggttttactcgcgagccgagctcgagctcaaagaagtaggctcgaaccgagccgagctcgagctcgagcttcataaaaacctaacgagccgagctcgagcctggtcgagctcgggctcggcccggctcgtttacacccctacccTAAACCGTCATAAAATTAGaacttcaaataaaaaaaaaacaaaaattattcaACCGCTAAAACCGCCCGCTTCCAAACCACCCTCCTTGCACATTCAAACAAATATCAACCGACATCACTAATTAACCCTATCATGTCATAAAAAACAAGTTCACCTAAAAAAAGTCCAAAAATATGTCAACCGGTATAACCCCCGCTTCGCATCGGTTCAAAAAACTTCAACACTGCATTCACCTTCAAATAAGAGTTGCAAATAAAACTTAATCGGTATTCCTATTCATACCGTTCGATACTACATTGAAATTCACTTGCACTCAAATCAAACTTACACTTAAATACATTAtcttttataataaataataaataataaataataaatactaAACAACAACATCCTCCCCATAAACCCCCCTGTAAAAAACACGTGCATCTCCTTCAAGCTAACCTAATGTTATAATCTACACCTGAATTCACAAACTGAAGCCCACCCTTAACCCTATTCAATATTTCGTCCATTCATATCACCCCATTCAATTGTTTTGTACGCTACTCAGGGAAAATCATCCCAATCATCGCAACATTCAATTGTTTCATATTTCATCCTTCATTGATCACTGACGATTCAAACCCAAAATTAAAGTCCACTCAGTAATTGACGCAACTAATTAAATTGCCACCATCGTTTGGAAACCCCCAATTATTTAACATGGAGCCCTCACATCAATTGTCTGCTCATTCCCGATTTCAATTCCATATTCTCAGGTTTGATTACCCAATTTTCTTATACCACTTCTTTGGGAATTCAAACAAACACGTTCTAACTTTCTGAATTATGAACAGGTCCGTGCAGGATTCTCGCTTCACACTGCGGCGTCCGGAATCCCCGTTTATCAGGTCACAATTTTCTCCGTTTTCCTTCCCTGCAAACTTATGACTTCATTTACCCGCTGCTTTCGCTTAATTTTAACAAAAACCGTACTTACTGGTTACACCAAAAAATGCATAAAAAACGCTGACCCAGACCGTAAAATGCATAAAACACGTCTGAACCGGACCGTAAATATCTCTAATTTCAGTATATACGGTTCACTCAAGATGTCAAACATATAGTGCATACGTCTAAAATAGTCAACTACCACTTAACTTACTACTGTCTCTTTCATATTTCATTAACATTTGCTTACCACATCTCACAGcaacataaaaaaatataactcATTTCTGACTTTGTTAAAAATGATGATGGTTGACCACCATATGCTTCAAACTTCAAACCCAACTTAATTCTCAATTTAACTTGTATAAATTTCATGGTTTTGTCTTTGATTTCCAAAATATATGCTTTCAATGTCAACTGACTCATATATTATTGTCATACCTGATAACAAAATTAAATTTTGGAGTGGGAGGGTTTTCTATGGAGAATTACAATGTCCTTTATAACAAATTACGACACCATAACTTTCTTTCTCACTTCTAATCTGTTGGGTTTTAAGAATTCCTAAACTTGTCAGACATTACGTTTTATTCGCAACTTGCTTGCTTATTTACGACCTCCTCCCACTGATAACTACTTTGCTATCCTACTTTTCTACCCAGCCATGTCTTTAGGTGTTGAAGTCATTGTTTTTGGAATACTAACACGCCTACCAGCCAAGCAAGCGACCAGGTGTAAGATTGTCTGCAAGGACTGGTGTGCATTACTATCGACGCGGGCATTCGAAACATCACATTGCTCCCGCTCGCTACTTCCATGTAACCAAAAAACATTGTTAACCCGCCTATTGGTTTGCTCCGTTTACCCAATGGACTTTAAAACTTGTGATTATGGGACCCCGACTAACattcaattcccatttccacctGGTCTAAAGGGCATCTCAACACTAGCCCACCTGGATGGTTTGCTTTGTATAAGTTTGCAACCGACCAATGACTTAGTGCTATGGAACCCAACCACAACCAAGTACAAGCTTCTTTCCACCCCCACCGGCCAAGGACTCTATAATAACGTCAACGATGCGGTTGGTCTATACAAAGGGCCGGCGGACGACTACAACGTATTGCATATAAAGAGAACAACAGGTGTGACTACAGCACATATCTACTCCAGGCGTTTGGGAACCTGGAGACAAATACCTTTCGACACAAAACCCGAATATGCAACACGTATGTTCATTTGGTCACATGGGACTTTATGTGGAAACACTTTGTACTTCACAATCACAGAAGAATGGGATGTGTTTATAAACGTCGTAATTGCATTCAACACAATCACCGAGAAGATTATCGAGATACCATTCCCCCCAGTTCCACCGACATCCGTTTATGAGGGGGTTTTGGCAAATGTACAAGACTcactacaaaggcttctaatgaCTACAAGTGGCGGGACTAAAAAGAAAGCCGACTTATGGACACTCAACGGCGATCGCTGGGATAACCTCTTCTCAACACCACCAGTGACTCGCATACCATTCTCAACATGGGTGACATTCACACACTTCATGACAAACGGAACGTGGTATTTTATGAGTGGCCCGATAAAGCTCTATGAATTCGCAACAGAAAACAACCCGTTGGACCGTTTCTACGCAGGGAACTGGTTTCAAGGAGACATAGGGGCAATCTTCACTGAAACGCTTGTGTCGCCAACTCCTTTAAACTAGCCCGCACATCATCAAAACTGTTTTCTTTTCCCCACATGCTAATACATCTTATTATTCAGATGTATGAATATCCAACATTGGTACCAATAAACTTTCGGAATTTTTATTTACATTCCGTTAATTAATGTTCACAATGAATTGATCACTGATGGACTCAATAATATTCTATCTACTTCACTTTCCAACCTCTCTTATCTATATACGTCTTTCACTTTTAAAGTATGCATACTAAAACCGATTTCCTACAACCCAATAAATCAATAAACTAACACTGGCATGTGACTTGTGTTTGAAAATATTTATTTAGAAATTACAAAAACTAAATGCCACTGACGGATTCCGGTGCTGCAGAACAACACTGATTAAATAACAACTAAACTTTATTTAACTACAATACAAAATTAACAACTCCCAAATTTCAGGACATCCATCAACACCAAATATTTAATGCTTTCAAAATGGGACAACAATCTTTTAATATTTACATTTACGACATGTGTTATGGAGATACGCCAATCATGACTCGCATTTACGTACATTGGTTCGTTTGGACTTTACCACAATATGGTGGACTCTAATGCCCTTACTATTGTTTTCAACTAAAGAAACCAGTGGATTATTTTCGTCCAAAACAAAACGGAAATGGGTCATTTTCATACGGATCCTAACTGTTACGTCTGGCCAGTTACGATGAACATCATGCCCTCAATTGCTAACAACGATTACACTCTTTTCCAGGAACCCACGAACAATGGAGGGAACAAGTAACCAACCGCAGGCAACACACCCCGGTACGTCAACAGCACCAACAAAATTTCAAAACATATTACACACAATTTATTCATATGCCACATTTTACCGCTCATAAAACGCACGTCACAATGCAACAGAAACGGCCCCAGCAGTCAAGCATAATAACAAAAGGAAAACACCATCTGTAACGAAACCATCGCCCAGGGAGTCTGACCCGCAAGCGGATTCCCCAACAAAGCACGTTAAAACAACCCCATCAGGTAGTCCAAAACATATTCAACTATTACAAATCAATTGCGTTTACATTGTCAGCATCATTTTCATTAACAAACAAAATCACATTTCAGCAACGTCCATGAACCACACAACAAACCAGCCAAACACGAACCAGGATGCTATTGCTACAGCCTCTGAAGCGGAGAACAAACGCGTTGACCAGGAAAAAAAGATAGACGATTGGGAAGATGATGAATGGTGGTCAACCAATATACAGGAGATCATCGACGCATGCACACCTCCTAACACCAAATGAACTGCCTCTATATGAATACGTGCTAATGGTTTTAAGGCGTGTCTTTTAAGTCAATGTTCAATAACTCAATGATGTTTTCCTTCTTAAGACCTGTGTTTTCAATTTCAAATAATCACCTCTTTGACCACCACATCCACCTACATTGTtctattaaaaaaattaacaaaccTTTCTATAACAGCAAAAACAACCTGATATAATATGACGTCTTTACAATTTCCAAATATGATGTCTTTCACCACCACCTCCTAACTTCAGTGTTGTATAAAAAAAACCAACCTTATGCGAAAGTTTCTTAACACTCACACAACCCTTTAAACCTTAACCGTCTCGACTTGCTGATATATTTATGCTCGATATTATcgactccgccgcaacgcgcgggtctcCCACTagttatatgaaaaaaaaaaccttagaGAACTTACCTCACCCGGAGCGATTCGTGGGGCAAACTCTGAAGTTTTTTGGGAAGAACCGACACTCTTCATACGGTTAAGCTGATAGGGGTCGATTGATACGTAAAGATTCTTAATGATGATATCTTTGGATCCGGGCTTAACCGCTAGGGAAAACGGTTCAACCTTGAGCTCAAAATCACATTCCTGTGGTTCACCATCGATTGTAGCCTTTATGGCTATGAATTTGTTTGTAACCTCCATTAATGAAGAGTTAGAAAAAATAGACAAAACTTAAAAGTTGGAAAAATAAAAGAGAATGGTCACCTTTGTACTTTTTTAAGACAACTTAAAAGTTGGAAAATAATAGAGAATGATCACCTTTGCACTTTAAAATAATAACACTACAGAATGAAGACAAAAGGGTAGAAAAGATTGTTTTCCCTTtctttatttattaatatttgcACACTTTTTTTTTACTATATTGATGAAAAATAACAAAAGACATTTGGTCTAGTTGTACCAAAATATTGTTAACGAGTCTTTAAACTCATGTGTTGTGACAGACTGACAGGATTGTTAAATTGAACAAAAAACAGCCATAAAAGCCTTTAACCACGCAcgcgtgttaactcgcaaaacaTATAGCGATACAAAAACGAAATTTCAAAAATCCGAAAGGCGGTATCGTTAAAccgaaataaataaacaatgatTTATGTTAAAAATAATACAGTATTTCttttatttcataattttttttgatGTAATCAACTAAGATTAAGTGTGCGAAACGATGACTTCAAGCCATAAGACAAATAtttagttatatttttttaacactAATCAATTATTTTGAGTAACATTagccattaaaaaaaattattttgtgTGGTGGATGTATTTtgtatatagtatagattaattGTTGTTGGAAGAATTTATCCACAATACAGTCCACAAACATTGGTTAGGCTTTGGGcacattttaatttttttcaacTTTACATACTTGTCATATTACCTATTTATCCTTATTTCACCCTGTCTCGTCATAAGGGTGTAAGGGCACTCCTCTTTTAGGGGAGTACCCTCTCTTACACACACTCAATCAGCACGCGccatgtcaactcccctcttaactccctcacaccctcaatttgatggcggcactcctctcttggaggacttgtttttttattttttttaattaagaaaatatttttataaaaagtaaaacataatttcataaaataaaaaactacatttcatttaataaaataaaaattacatcgcaATGCTACATAGAAATTTTAGAAATTGCacggccacccgtacttgttagcgatgtCGCGCTTTCGAGCGAGGATGAACGGCAACATTTCTGGCGgagcatcgtcgtgcggcttgaggaatgttttcatatctcgatcgtacGCGTAGTTTCTCGTCGTCTCGCGTTGTTCCGttatgagctcgcgagcctccgactctcttttcttcctcaattcAATCGCCTCCAATGCAATCGCGTGCTTCGCTTCTTTTATGGCGGTGTactctttgaattgtgccgccaactcggccgagccctcggacgatgtcgcttgatgcttgtctcgccgttgtgttctttgtggcgaggggtcttcgttcatatcgggtatggaagggtccacgtcaacgggctttcttttTTTGTGCCGAACCTTCCCCTTCCTCACTCAACAATGGGACTTGGCCCATTTGTCGtgttttcgaacgacctcccatGCCTCGACATGTTGAAAACCGCTCGGATATCTATCTTTAAATTCCTTTAAAGTTCACGTTGAGATCGCTACACCCGCTTCCTCGTGTGCGATTCTACATATTATAAAATAACAagtgttaaaaaaatatgaacttggtaaacaaaatttaaaaatatacaacgttataaaataaaatttttaccgcttgttggtataggccgttgaaaaagtttattttcgtcatcatcggggtccatttagaccgtacttgatgcaCGGTCCGATTACTTCCACCAATGGTGGCGTTACAATGATCTAAAATCCTACGCCAAAAACCATCGCGGGtttgttgattgcccttcttTTTGTTGGTACAGCAATCGTCTTCGGATTGTTTGTTTGGAGGTAAAGTAATCGTCTTTGGTGGTGACTTTAGACAGATTCTTCCAGTTATTCCAAACGGTAGTAGGCAACAAATTGTCAACGCTTCGTTGAGTTCATCTTATATATGGTCCCAATGTAAGTTAGTTACTTTGACCAAAAACATGAGATTGACTATTGGTGCTGATAAATCTAGATTGGAGGAGACGCACAAATTTGCCAAATGGCTTCTCGATGTTGGTGAGGGTAAAGTAGGAGGCGACAATGATGGTGTGGCAACTGTACAAATACCTTCTGATCTTCTAATCACAGATTGTTTGGATCCCATTGAAAGCTTGATTCAATTTGTATATCCATCCGTTTTACAAAGATATATGGATCGAGATTATTTTTCAGAAAGGGCCATTCTTACACCAAAAAATGAGGTCGTACATGAAATAAATGATCGATTGTTAGAGTTGTTTCCTGGTGAACCAACAGAGTACCTAAGCTCTGATAGTATATGTCAAACCGAACAAGTTAATGATTCCTTCCAGCAAGAGTTGTATTCACCTGATGTTCTGAATGGCTTAAAGATATCTGGTTTACCAAATCATCGTCTGGTTTTGAAAGTCGGTGTTCCAATTATGCTTCTTAGGAACATTGACCAACAAAATGGATTATGTAATGGTACAAGGTTGCAGGTTACATTTCTTGGAAAGCAGGTTATGGAAGCTGAAATTATATCAGGTGCTAATGTTGGAACTAGAACGTTCATTCCAAGAATTACCATGATACCGTCGGACAAAAAAAATACCCTTTGCTTTTCAACGACGACAGTTTCCTGTTGCTGTGTGTTTCGCTATGACAATCAATAAGAGTCAAGGACAGTCTTTGTCTAAGGTTGGACTTTTTTTAAAAGAGCCAGTTTTTACACATGATCAGTTATATGTAGCCTTATCAAGAGTTAAATCAAGAGAAGGGGTGAAGATCTTAATTCTAGATAAGGAAGGTAAACCGACAGATACTACAACGAATGTTGTTTATAAAGAAGTTTTCACGCACCTATGTTAAGTCTAATAAATAATtttgtatattattatttttttaataaaagttgATGCATTTTTTTAATGTACTATATTATTATGAACATTTGTTAATTATTTGAGGTTGTTTATTAAATTTCCATATATTAATTTAGTACAATGTTATCATTAAATCATATATTTTTTATCCACATATAGATAATCATCGGTTATATGGTCTCATTTGTTAACATTTGATTGAAGGCCCAAATGGATATATTAACTGTTGTTTAAATATATTGTATATTCTTACATCAAATACCTAACCTTTTTAATATATTGACTATAATGAATAAGCAACAATCATCTTTAAATAACAGTTAGTaaatattaaagattaaacattaaacatgtaTCAATAACAACACAAAATAAGTTATATATCATTTAGTAGTCTAAAAAGGTTTACATCATCATCTGTTAATACGTTCAAAAAGCATTATAAGATAAAGTCGCAAAATGAGATGAACCTAAAGTAGCCAACCAACAAAATTCCTTAAGTTATAGTTATATTGTTTATAAAGTTTGAAAGGAACTATTTGACAACCTTCTTCAAAATTAATTTCTTTTGAACTGGGCAATAAACAAACGTGCACTTAGCAGGAGGATTGATACCATTTGGTTTGGTAAATTTCGTACACCATTCCAAAGCCTTATATCGAAAACCACCACCGTTTTTCTCACCACGAAATGAAATCAACGTATCCACTCCATCCAAGTTCTGCACATACATCTCCATAGTCACGTCAATTCTTGATGCTTCAGCAAGATCAGCACTTAGACGCTAAGATAAATAATTAAATCAAAATATTAGATTATGACATATACAACATGGCaaaattaaatactaaaaacaaattattgtttttatactATTTTAGATataaataatactaatactaactGAACTTACAAAACGCCTGTCATACTTCCATTCAAACTCAATAGGATGGTAGTCTGGATCAACCATTTTATCTTTTTCAGAATCTGAAACTTCAACATCTTCTTCATCAGACATTTCATCGCTATCATAGTTTGTTGAAATGGAAGAAACATCATCATAATCATCGTCCATGGATTCATTATAATCTGGATCAGATTCATCTTCATCCTTTTCATGATCGGTTTCTACATCCGTGTCTTTTATATCAATATTGGAAGGACCGGGTTTAGGTATGTTTGTAGCAGCAAGCGTGTATACTCTTTTTTCCCACAAGAACCTCACAACCATTCAAGTCATAAACAATCAGCTGgaaattttgtttaaaaatgtACCTCATCACAACGTAATAATCCGGGTATATAGGTACGTAAGAAACAACATTGTCCCATGAATCGTAAAGAAAATATGCTTTAGTATTCCGGTCTTTTTCAATCATCACATCAAAACTATCCCACAAATTAACATGGACCTTGAATGTTAACTTCCTAATAGATGGTAAACGTATTGTATCTTCAACGAAATCAGTAGGAATTATCTGCGTATAATATTCATCCAGGTGAAATAACTTAAATTTGTTAatgaaaaccataaaaaaattATTGTTTGTATACTCACCAAATTATCATTGGACTCTTGTGTGAAGCGTTGACAGAAGTACTCAACATTGCTTATCGTTCTCTCGGTAGACATGGAGGTAAATAAAGGAACATTAGATCCGAAGATCGGATGGTCTTGCATATTCTTAAAGGGTGTTAACAAGTACGAATACAAGTCAATTTGGTTAAACATCAGAAAACAACCCTCCGTAAAGGATAGTTTCGCTACAATATGTTCCCAACCATCCATGAACACAAacacatctttatgtttagtcaAAAGAACTTCAAATTCCTTACCGTTCACACATTTGATAATGGCTTGATTGTTTGGTTCAGCATTCAATAGGAATCTGTTGCTATATTGCTTTGGTATTTCCTTGAAAAAGATAACACGGATTAACATAAATAAATGAGGAAATATTGTTGTACTTATAAGATTAATTATCTTACTAGATATTCTGAAGAGTCGGAGGAAAATAATTTATAAAAAGACGTCATACTGATCTGCCTTTGAACAAACATGTATTAATTAGATTAGGAGTTCATGTGAATAAAAAACATAATCAATGTATTGAACATAATCTAAATAACAAATTCACATTACACAATGATTATCACAATAATCATAATGCTGACATTAAGATGATGCCTAATCTAATGAAATTAATATATCTAGAAACTAAGACCTAATACCATAAACATGCAGTATATAATAACTTAAATATAACATATACTTACAAATATAACATCTTCCATATGTATAATACAAGATAATCGTTTACTCTAACACATGTAATAAGTAAACGTCTTCAAAATAAGACATATAAAACACCGTGGCCAATATCAATAACCAAATCAAAATCTACAAACCGATTGCAACATTTAATCAAAAGATAATAAACAAAATTCAACATCAGAATTTTTGAATCTTACCTTTAACATGTCTATTATCATATATTACAAGTAATACATCAAAATAACACATATCGTTGAACTAATCTCATTAACAAATAGCCGAATATGATAAATAGATCTACAAACATGAATAGAAAAGAAAATCCACAATGGAAGAAGAGAACTTCAAACTTAACAATGGTTTGCAAGATTTAAGAAGAACAGTACAATAAAATTCAGAATTTATGTTATTCAATCATACCTTTATGATCTGATtacgtgaagaagatgaagatgatgtaaccgatgaagaagatggaggttATTGGGAAGTGGGAGAAAATCTTTGCATATAGAGAAGACATATGATCTTAGAAGATTTTGtgcaaaaaataataaaacaattataTATGATTATTTGTTTTGCGGGTCGGTTTAATAAAACGGATCCGCGAGAAAGTTAAATCCATGTGTATTATTAAAATGTTTTTACATGCCATTATTAAAACGGATTTTTTAGGTATATTAATTACATAAttgattatttaaaaaaatcaaataataaaaatacacTAAAGATTCCATTAATAAAAGAATTAccaaatttattatttaattccCCCAGTTTGATCTTCTATATAATTACTCTATAAAGCATATAAAATTCTTTGTTTACATTTTTTTACATAATGGGTGATCTTCCTTTTGATGTTATACTTTTTGAAATTTTAATAAGGCTCAATGAGAGGTCTATTGATCTCTGTAGATGTGTATGTAGAGAATGGCAACATGGGCTATCATCATGGGAGTTTGTGTGGCGACTGTATGCTGAAAATTATCTGGTAATATAGTATTTTTGTGTTTTAGt
Coding sequences:
- the LOC110931223 gene encoding uncharacterized protein LOC110931223, which gives rise to MRLTIGADKSRLEETHKFAKWLLDVGEGKVGGDNDGVATVQIPSDLLITDCLDPIESLIQFVYPSVLQRYMDRDYFSERAILTPKNEVVHEINDRLLELFPGEPTEYLSSDSICQTEQVNDSFQQELYSPDVLNGLKISGLPNHRLVLKVGVPIMLLRNIDQQNGLCNGTRLQVTFLGKQVMEAEIISGANVGTRTFIPRITMIPSDKKNTLCFSTTTVSCCCVFRYDNQ
- the LOC110928654 gene encoding uncharacterized protein LOC110928654, with the protein product MEPSHQLSAHSRFQFHILRSVQDSRFTLRRPESPFIRNPRTMEGTSNQPQATHPETAPAVKHNNKRKTPSVTKPSPRESDPQADSPTKHVKTTPSATSMNHTTNQPNTNQDAIATASEAENKRVDQEKKIDDWEDDEWWSTNIQEIIDACTPPNTK